Below is a window of Leisingera sp. M658 DNA.
GCCTATGCGGAGTCCGAAGACAGATACTCCTGGATCCGATGTGATGACAAACTCGGTCTTGCCACTTCAGAAACAGGGTGGGACTCTCAGATGATGACTTATCCAGCCGTGGTTTCTACCGAAAATGATACATATATGTTTTACAATGGAAACGACTACGGCAAGGCTGGCTTCGGGTGTGCAAAACTGATTGTGTGGTAAGTTTATCCAAAAAAAATCCGGTGCTTGAGTTTCTTTACTGTACTGGTGCTTAGGTCTAAGTGACTTGCACTGCGCCAAATCTTTAGTTTCTTCCTGAGAGAGAGCTTTCTCCATGCTCTTTTGGGAAAGTGCAGTTGGGCGTCTTGGCGCCAGTTGTGGGCATTGTAGTCTGGACCGCGGTTGCCTAGTTGTGTCAAATAGTCCGGCAATGCCTTGGTTACCCCCGCCGCGGCCTCCAGTACTCTTTCGACCGCTGCTAAGTTCGTGAAATCCTGATGAATTCTGTTCCGAACGGCCACCAGATCGAGAGAGCACTCACCGCCTTTCAAGTAAGCCGCGACGTCAGATATCAGCTGCGTCTCTCCTTCGCATCGCAAAGAGTCAGCTGGGCTGATGCCTAGCGCAGATTGCCTGTTTGGCCCAAACGTTGGCAGACCGTTGAGGACTGCTTCCGAAAATACAGTCCCCCCATCCATTGGAAAGCTGTCGACATAACAAGATGCGCGCTGGAATTCCGTCTGCACGACTTCGGACGGCTGGATACCCAAAAGCTGAATGCGCCCAGGGTATTTCGCCAGCACATCGGCCCACCAAGGGTCTTTTTTGCTCGGGCCAATGAGGACGACATCATTTGAGACGACTGCTAGAAGCTGTTCCAGAAACCTCGGAAAATTCAAGCTGGAGGTGGGTTTGTATTTAGCAGGCCCACCAATAGATAAAATGGGGCCGGACCTGTTGTATCTGGTTGCGATCTTGTCAGCGCTAGCGGAGACCATAGGTATCCCCATAAAATGCTGTGCATTGGTCGACCGTCGTTGTTCAGATGTTGCCCATCCGGTCGCACAGATTTCAAGAACAGTATCAGCGGCCCCGGGGCCGAATGAAAATACATGATCGGCATGGTTAACAAATAGGACCTTCACCCCATCTTCCCGAAGCGCCCGCGCGGCCAGCGCGGTACCGATATCGTCTGGGTGGTTGTACAGGAGAACAGTGCTGGCGGTTCTTGCTATCTTATAAACTGCGCAAGCCCGGTGCTCGGGAGTGCCCTTTAACACCGATTTGGCATCAAGATGATCAGGAAGTGCTCTGAGAACGTCGGCCGTTGCCTTTTGTGTCACGATCAAAGATTGCGAAATTCCATGGTCTGCCAGTCCATTGCATAATTGCTTAAATAGGCGGGAATGTCCGCCATAAGAATAGACTCTCGTCAGAACGTGACACCATCTGTCCGGTCTTCCGCCGCGCATTTCCTTGGCCGATAATCTAGGGAGCTTGTGTTTCCATTTTGCAAATAACTCCTTTTCAAAACCGTCGTCACCAAAAAAACCTGAAATGTTATCCCAGTGCAACCGGCCATAAAGAGCTGCGCAAATGAGAGCATCATTGAAGTTCAGCGAGTTAATTGCCTCGACTTTTAAAAAAGAAGATAGGACTTCGAGATCTTTCTCATGCGCTGAATTGAAGTTTCTCATTTTCGTTCCTAAGGCAGCACTTTGATGAGAGAGCAAACTACTCGCTACGTTTCCACTAGCTAGAACATGCCTGCGCCTTTCTCAACCCAATCTAATGGCGCCGCTAGCACTTTGTTTTTAAGTGTGCTCCCTTTGAGGAGTTGACGGTGGGTTGAGCTGTGCTGGGGGCCTGATCTGACCTGTCCGGTTTGATTGTTAGCGCATCACTGGCCTCGGTTCCATCAGAATGATTGTTTCAGGAGCCGGGGGCCCCTGCCGCGCGAGATGCCGTAATAGGGCTTGGCGTGAATCATCACCGTTTCGGCATATTGATGTGATTGTGGTGATGAGATGTCGTTGTCCTTGACACGTATCGCGTGTCTGCGGGGGTTTGCCGGTAGGCTTGCCCCAATTCCTTGGCAGAATGAAAGGACAATGACATGGATTTGTTTATCGGCTTTGACGTCTCACTGGCAAGCACGGCGATCTGCGTTCTGAGTAGTTGCGGGAAAGTTGTGAAGGAGGCAAACGCGGCCAGTGAACCAGAAGCCCTGACGGCGTTTCTGCATGATCTTGCAGGCAATGTGGAAGCTGAGGGGTTGGAGGCGGGACCGCTCTCACAGTGGCTGCACATGCACCTGACGGCGGCAGGATTTGCAGTGGTTTTGATGGAGACCCGGCATGTAAAGAGCGCACTGAAAGCGATGCCTGTCAAAACCGACCGCCGGGACGCGTTCGGCATCGCCCGGTTACTACAGATGGGCTGGTTCCGGCCGGTGCATTGCAAGTCGGTCTCGGCCCAAAAGATGCGTGCGGTCCTGACCACGCGCAAGGCGATCCTGAACGCCGCGATCAAGCTCGAACAATCAACCAGAGGTATCTTACGTAACTTCGGGTTGAAAATGGGCCAGGTGACCAAGACCCGTTTCGAGACGCGGGTGCGGAAACTGGCAAATGGCAATCCAATGCTTGAAGCGGCTGTGGCGCCGATCCTGCGGCTGCGGGTCGAACTGCGCGACGAACTTGCAGATCTGGAGAGGTTGCTGCGTGATATGGCCCGGCACGATACGGTGTGCCGGTTGATGATGACCATGCCAGGTGTGGGTGCGATTGTTGCTCTGACGGTTCGCTCGGCCATTGACGACCCAGCCCGCTTCCGGTCTTCAAAAGACGCCGGCCCCTGGGTTGGGCTCACCCCGCGGCGGGACCAGTCGGAAGAGCGGGATATCTCCGGTCACATCACGCGTGCTGGTGGCGAAGCGCTGCGCACGGCCCTCTTTCAGGCGGCCACGACGATGTTACGTTGCGGGCGGCGCAATTGGCTCGGCGCGTGGGCGTTGCGGGTGGCCGCACGCCATGGCCAAAAACGGGCAACAACGGCTCTGGCCCGACGTATCGGTGTCGTTTTGCACCGGTTGTGGTGCGATGGAACCGAGTTCAGTTTAAGCCGTCGTGACGCTGCAATGGCGACCGCGTAGGCGTCCAAAACGCGAGTTGCCAACTTTCATCCCAAAACGAAAGGAATTGGTCGCGCAGGCCCACCGAGGTCCCCGTCGGGACGCGGTCCCCGATGACGCCGTGAAGCCGCTCGTCGCCGAATTATCGCATTCGAGCACGCGCGCGAGATGGGCGCGCGGGAACCGCCCTTGAACCAGGCATCATGTGGCAGCCACGGCGCTGACCACGGACAGAAGCATCATCTCGACACCGGGAAACCCCTCGCCAGGCCCTGGCGCCCATGCGACCCAAAACTGGGTGATCTGACACATCGGACTGGCGCTGCTCCGATCTTTGACGTCACCGAGGAGCCAGCGGCCTCGTCACGCGAGCGGTGAAACCGTATCGCGGCCGTCGTTGTGAAAAATACCAATTGACACCAACCGCCCTATTACAGAAGCGGCTTCGTCCCGCTCAATGAGTGGGGGTTGCTAACTTCACGATTTCGCGCAAGCCGAAACTGCCCTCGCCGCGCGTGCCGAGGCAGCCTAAAGTCCATTACGAAACCGGTAATTGCTGGGGACTATTCTACAATGCGCAGTTTGCGGGACACCGAAACAGAGGCGACGTGTTTGTCGCTTTCCAACCGCTTAAGCTGCTGAATAGTCAGTTCGGCAGAAAAAATTGTTGGTGAAATGCGCGCACGCGGGATCACATTGGCAGGCACATAATTTTCGACTGCAACCTTGATGATAGCTTGCAGCCGCTGCTCCTGTTCCGCTTTGTACTGATGTGTGCCAATACCAGTCACTTTGCCGAACTCGTTCAGGTTCAGTTCGAATTTACTCATCAACCTGGCTCCACACTCCGGGTTGTATCCAGCCTACCTGCCCGTCGTCATAAAAAATGGGACTTCAGAGCGGCTTGAGCATTGGAGGCTCTGGTTCGGTTGCGTGATTGATTATGCTGCCTGTTTCTGGTGTTGCAAGCGGCGCTGTCGGATCGTCAACTTCTTGATCTTCTCCCTTTCTCTCAGAATGGCTTTGTCCCTTCCGAAGTAGACGCCGGCGGGTGTGACGTTGCTCAGGCTCTCGTGGTAGCGCTGGTTGTTGCAGTAGTCGACAAAGGTCCCGATTTGGCGTTCGAGAGCACCGGGGAGATAGTAGTTTTCCAGCAGGACCCGGTTTTTCAAGGTCTGATGCCAGCGTTCAATCTTGCCCTCCCTTTTGCGGGTGGAATGGTGCTCCGCGCACATGGGTCATCTTTTGTTTTCCCAACCATTCAGCCAAATCGCCAGAGATGTAGCACGAGC
It encodes the following:
- a CDS encoding IS110 family transposase, which gives rise to MDLFIGFDVSLASTAICVLSSCGKVVKEANAASEPEALTAFLHDLAGNVEAEGLEAGPLSQWLHMHLTAAGFAVVLMETRHVKSALKAMPVKTDRRDAFGIARLLQMGWFRPVHCKSVSAQKMRAVLTTRKAILNAAIKLEQSTRGILRNFGLKMGQVTKTRFETRVRKLANGNPMLEAAVAPILRLRVELRDELADLERLLRDMARHDTVCRLMMTMPGVGAIVALTVRSAIDDPARFRSSKDAGPWVGLTPRRDQSEERDISGHITRAGGEALRTALFQAATTMLRCGRRNWLGAWALRVAARHGQKRATTALARRIGVVLHRLWCDGTEFSLSRRDAAMATA